In Limosilactobacillus sp. WILCCON 0051, a single window of DNA contains:
- a CDS encoding IpaB/EvcA family protein, which produces MTEEQPIKLNQEAQSLLDAVNAIYPQGSVFVQFEGEKSGWLRHDQARQTTLPGGLVITVTDLTAPDYTASHELLHLLMLLRGFPQIFFQLSLGSEELDEQMMIMATDLYDTVMHRVVTAEQRKHGLIDDQIEAEYFKGIEHTLTPESDQADDERTMRLLTILDALVFYGTGDHLAEYEAKLTKLYPAATQAAVAMYEKLVAKPINSPFDLRRNVVKLFELFDEQMTAWELPKLHNKEFVTLSPVLSERQLRLSVRQVFEIFHSDMKDRKTGKRAYIGVRRNDGQNSFTIPAPENDAPAEFLKLYDEPVEKLLTDLNVPFIVRK; this is translated from the coding sequence ATGACAGAAGAACAACCAATTAAATTGAATCAAGAGGCCCAAAGTCTGTTGGATGCCGTTAATGCCATCTATCCGCAGGGCAGCGTCTTTGTCCAGTTTGAAGGCGAGAAATCTGGCTGGCTCAGACACGATCAGGCCCGTCAGACAACGCTGCCTGGCGGTTTGGTAATTACGGTGACTGATCTAACGGCCCCTGACTATACTGCTTCACATGAGCTGCTGCATTTATTGATGCTTTTACGCGGCTTTCCGCAGATTTTCTTTCAGCTTTCATTAGGCAGTGAGGAGCTGGACGAACAAATGATGATTATGGCAACCGATCTTTACGATACGGTCATGCATCGGGTAGTTACGGCTGAGCAGCGCAAGCACGGCTTGATTGACGATCAGATCGAAGCAGAGTATTTTAAAGGCATCGAACATACCTTGACGCCTGAATCCGATCAGGCTGACGATGAGCGAACGATGCGGCTTTTGACGATTTTGGATGCCCTGGTCTTTTACGGTACCGGCGATCACCTGGCAGAATATGAAGCCAAGCTGACCAAGCTTTACCCAGCTGCAACCCAGGCAGCCGTGGCAATGTATGAAAAACTGGTCGCCAAGCCGATCAATTCGCCGTTTGACCTGCGTCGCAACGTCGTCAAGCTGTTTGAGCTGTTTGATGAGCAGATGACGGCCTGGGAGCTGCCTAAGCTGCACAACAAGGAATTCGTTACGCTGTCGCCGGTTTTAAGCGAACGGCAATTACGGTTGAGCGTTCGGCAGGTATTTGAGATTTTCCATTCCGACATGAAAGATCGTAAGACTGGCAAGCGGGCCTACATCGGCGTACGGCGCAATGATGGACAGAACTCGTTTACGATTCCGGCTCCTGAAAACGATGCACCGGCTGAATTCTTGAAACTGTATGATGAGCCGGTTGAAAAACTGCTGACGGATCTAAACGTGCCATTTATCGTTAGAAAATAA